One Pleuronectes platessa chromosome 9, fPlePla1.1, whole genome shotgun sequence genomic region harbors:
- the ttc22 gene encoding tetratricopeptide repeat protein 22 → MEADNTDDIESLMEDMDYLPGHFHLKLSLNCDPVGPVRLRHRDTYLKQESLRGELEAEVGHLQYAVRNLLGLLAFHLEQLDMAEETFRSICREDPGNLNAWANLGYVYDKLGRELDAGECVEKVSHLMGLDAGEASQEETRVLAARCLAEQAYVHPYDVELDNEDDLRERLTAALRLYNKALDYGGQLIPKEEKRSWYFKMATIYIRLDDIVKTKEDSEYSRHTHFNKGLKLLQETLKSEKTQHKALAWCYIGIMLERKEDFTTVPMSIHDCGYSASDPLSCYGTAINMASDDAFILNLLAKVFFLLGKHEMATGISNMALNVLPDPELNWQGYCTRAKINMMFYIRDLEKAKSGQGGIPDRQLLTEARKDLDKVLSVRPCLRTHLEMAQVYYYMGVDALQESLLVDESAVNCALVSLSHALQFELGDSLPDLHVLRGRCLHLKGEDQNAADCFKQAVELERPGSTDTTALRCLLQALLSVFMQGGPDPSIAIGQLEMWVQKAEERYPNDIVKAELRCLYRTQTAEVTELSRALIRAGRLDLVKRLLETIVPKQLAKKKTITRSFSYT, encoded by the exons ATGGAGGCCGACAACACAGACGACATAGAGTCGCTCATGGAGGACATGGACTATCTCCCCGGACACTTCCACCTGAAGCTCAGTCTCAACTGTGATCCTGTGGGGCCGGTGAGGCTGCGACACAGGGACACGTATCTGAAGCAGGAGAGCCTGCGTGGAGAGTTGGAGGCTGAAGTTGGACATCTGCAGTACGCGGTCAGGAATCTGCTGGGTCTGCTGGCGTTTCACCTGGAGCAGCTGGACATGGCCGAGGAAACATTCAG AAGCATCTGTAGAGAAGACCCTGGGAACCTCAACGCCTGGGCCAACCTGGGCTATGTGTACGACAAGCTGGGCAGAGAGCTGGACGCAGGGGAGTGTGTGGAGAAAGTGTCCCACCTCATGGGGCTAGATGCTGGAGAGGCCAGTCAGGAGGAGACCAGGGTACTGGCGGCCCGCTGCCTGGCGGAACAGGCCTACGTCCATCCATACGATGTGGAGCTGGACAACGAGgacgacctgagagagaggCTGACCGCCGCACTGAGGCTGTACAACAAAGCCCTGGACTATGGGGGACAACTG ATTCCAAAGGAGGAAAAACGAAGCTGGTATTTTAAAATGGCAACCATCTATATAAG ACTGGACGACATAGTAAAGACCAAGGAGGACTCAGAATACTCCAGACACACTCATTTCAATAAGGGACTGAAGCTTCTCCAAGAAACACTGAAATCTGAGAAAACGCAACATAAAG CTCTGGCCTGGTGCTACATTGGCATCATgttggagaggaaggaggactTCACCACCGTGCCCATGTCCATACACGACTGTGGATACTCCGCCTCTGATCCTCTGTCCTGCTATGGAACC GCCATAAACATGGCCAGTGATGATGCATTCATCCTGAACCTTCTGGCCAAGGTGTTTTTTCTGCTGGGCAAACACGAGATGGCCACAGGGATCAGCAACATGGCCTTAAATGTGCTGCCAGATCCAGAGCTCAACTGGCAGGGTTACTGCACCCGCGCCAAG ATCAATATGATGTTCTACATCAGGGACCTAGAGAAGGCCAAGAGTGGTCAAGGTGGGATCCCAGACCGACAGCTGCTGACCGAGGCCAGAAAGGACTTGGACAAGGTCCTGAGTGTACGTCCATGTCTGCGGACTCACCTCGAGATGGCACAG GTGTACTACTACATGGGTGTGGACGCCCTCCAGGAAAGCCTTCTGGTGGACGAGTCAGCGGTGAATTGTGCGTTGGTGAGTCTGTCGCACGCCCTACAGTTTGAGCTGGGCGACAGCCTGCCAGACCTGCATGTGCTCAGAGGACGCTGCCTCCACCTGAAAGGCGAGGATCAGAACGCCGCCGACTGCTTCAAACAGGCCGTGGAGTTGGAGAGACCAGGAAGCACCGACACCACAGCCCTGCGCTGCCTCCTGCAGGCCCTCCTGTCCGTGTTCATGCAGGGAGGCCCCGATCCCAGCATTGCCATCGGCCAGCTGGAGATGTGGGTGCAAAAGGCAGAGGAAAGGTACCCCAATGACATTGTGAAGGCCGAGCTGAGGTGCCTTTACAGGACTCAGACGGCAGAGGTCACAGAGTTATCCAGGGCCCTGATCCGAGCAGGACGACTGGATCTAGTGAAGAGGCTGCTGGAGACAATAGTTCCCAAACAACTGGCCAAGAAGAAAACAATTACAAGATCCTTCTCCTACACATGA
- the lurap1 gene encoding leucine rich adaptor protein 1, which yields MDEGAAGEAVPDLRDIEAKIGRKTPEGLLRCLREEASSLRGDAKLAAAHDSGAKETGRKSLDEKIRKLKMEMAHLRSVDVKLLQQLLAVHEGIEAVKWLLEERSTMTSRCSSLTGSQYSLGEGPDTSWRGSWSSLQDPNDKLDNISIGSYLDTLADDMDEYCPSSSESVICSATPLVSEAAPGGRTGGGLGAPVTASEGPKQDAPVWTKAAETGKGIPVKKDNIKAQSIKVNGIHEKPSAQTGSPTHPSLTERQGTSQSPKLKPYRNGKIELESCKMNGKMHMEYDAHWRWVQSQEDVTFL from the exons ATGGACGAGGGAGCCGCCGGCGAGGCCGTCCCCGATCTGAGAGACATAGAGGCGAAGATCGGCCGGAAGACCCCCGAGGGACTGCTCAGGTGTCTGCGGGAAGAGGCGTCCTCTCTCCGGGGAGACGCCAAGCTGGCAGCCGCGCACGACTCCGGTGCCAAGGAGACGGGGAGGAAGAGTTTGGATGAGAAGATCAGGAAGCTGAAGATGGAgatg GCCCACTTGCGCTCAGTGGACGTgaagctcctgcagcagctgctggcgGTGCATGAAGGCATCGAGGCAGTGAAGTGGCTGCTGGAGGAGCGCAGCACGATGACCAGCCGGTGCAGCAGCCTCACCGGCAGCCAGTACAGCCTGGGCGAGGGCCCCGACACGTCCTGGAGAGGCTCCTGGAGCAGCCTGCAGGACCCCAATGACAAGCTGGACAACATCTCCATCGGCAGCTACCTGGACACCCTGGCGGACGACATGGACGAGTACTGCCCGTCCAGTTCGGAGTCGGTCATCTGCTCTGCCACTCCGCTGGTTTCAGAGGCTGCCCCCGGGGGCCGGACAGGGGGAGGCCTCGGGGCCCCGGTCACGGCA TCTGAGGGCCCCAAGCAGGACGCTCCAGTGTGGACCAAGGCAGCTGAGACGGGCAAAGGAATCCCTGTTAAAAAGGACAATATCAAGGCACAATCCATCAAGGTTAATGGCATCCATGAGAAACCATCGGCACAAACTGGAAGCCCGACCCACCCCAGTCTCACTGAGAGACAGGGAACCAGCCAGAGCCCCAAACTCAAACCCTATAGAAACGGCAAAATCGAGTTGGAAAGTTGCAAAATGAACGGCAAAATGCACATGGAGTACGACGCGCACTGGCGCTGGGTGCAGTCACAGGAAGACGTGACGTTTTTGTAG